TTCTGTCTTCATAAAAACTCAGTTTTTGGGTCGGCAGCTTCTAAAAACTCAAGTTCTGGGTTCTCTACATTGTTGGTAGCGCATAtctccacacagcagcttttagacaTGGTTCTGTAGTTTGCAAGCTGACAGAATAAAGAGGAGGAAACCTTCACACAGTACTAGCCTTGGCCTGGCGTTGGCCCTTCTTTGTTGGGCCGTGCATTTGTGTTGCTACGTTTCCCCCAGAGAAGTTTAGCCCGGTGGCTGGGTCCAGTCATGTGACCGTCTCTACATTAGTTAATGTACTACAGTTACAGCGGGGCGGctcggttggaaacttagacaTCTGTTTGACATCTCCAGTTAGtgtttagcactgacttaatgtagggccctatagaatctgtcttatagcttttttaaatctACGATTTTGcgagagcccaatagtttctgtgaaaTTGCTGTAAGACCGATTCTATAGGGCCCTACATTGAGTCAGTGCTAAATGCTAACTGGAGATGTTAAAATATGACTACGTATAAGTTTCCGACGGAGCTGCCCTCCACCCTgctgtaactgtagtttaaaaaaacatcttgaaaTCCATCAACATTACACCGGAGGAAACCCTccaatatacataaacatgtcTGCACATTCCTCGCTGCATCGCACCGCTCTGAAGAAGAAGCGGTGTCGATCACCTTGATAACGACCCCACAGAGGGGAGACAGCCGGGTTTCTCTACCGCTCAGTCAGAGCTGAACAAGTCTCTCGGATGTTGACACCAAAGGCCTTCGAGCAGCTTCTACAGAGTCCAGTTGATGTTCATGAATAACTGACCTGGATGACTGAGATCCTCACAGACACGTTTATTCCAAATTATTAATACAATGTTAAATATACAAATCAGCTTCCAGAGCAACAAATCAAGCAGCTGGTGTAGTGTTAAAGAGGGAAGAACCTGCGTCCGTTACAGAGTAAGCGTCTGACTACATTATGAAGAAATGTCAGGAGGACTTTAAACAACGTGTTCCAGGTGGAGAACAGACACCGACAGCCAGGACAGGACACAATAAAAAGCTTAAATCTCCAGAGGGAATCTTTACAGGCTGTTTGCTCGGACTGACGGCAGCGTCGGGCAATCACACGCAGCCGCGCTGCTTGGAGTAACAAACGTCACGGCGAGCATTTAAATTCAGAGACTCTACACGAGTTACAGGATGTTTAAACTAGTCGTCAGCAGGAATCAGACAACGCATCGAGTTCCTCAAACAGACTTAGTGAAGGtaggagacaggaagtagtCTTTGTGTGTTACATCAATGCTGGCCCtgcggggggagggggggagggtgATGGCGAGTGTGTAGAGCTTGCTCTCAGATGGCGAGGATGTGGGGCTtgctctcagatgggaggggtcaGGCCTTGCTCTCAGATGGGAGGTATGGGCCTtgctctcagatgggagggggtGGGTCTtgctctcagatgggaggggtcaGGCCTTGCTCTCAGATGGCAAGGATGTGGGGCTTGCTCTCAGTTGGGAGGGAGTAGAGCTtgctctcagatgggagggggtGGGCCTTGCTCTCAGATGTAGAACTGGTTGGCAGCCAGGTTGTCCATGAAGGGCTGAACCAGGAAGTCAGTGGAGAAGTAGAAGACCAGGCCGAAGGTGATGGAGATGGGCAGCGCTGGCAGAGCCTTCTTAAAGATGGCGAGCAGCAGCAGCGTCAGGCACAGACCCTGGGAGACAGAAAAGGTTAAGTTACGCCGAGATTTCACCAGGCAGAAACCAAACCACCGGCCAGTTCCGAAGAGGCCCGCGCTCCCAACGGCGGATCCAAACGTGTAAAGATTATAAACGGTTGAGATAAACAACGAATGCCGTCGCAGCTTTTAAACATCCGAGGGCGGGACCTAGTTTCACTTGTTACTACGTCTCCTGAGTGtatttatttgaagagatttctttcttttcatttagtTATTTTCAGATCTTGGGGATTTGTTTGTGTACATTTTGAGAAAGTTTCTTTAGACTTTAGACAGTTAACGGATGTTGATATCGGGAACTTTCAATGTTGGAAAGTTGTGGCGTCGATTTTAGggagcaaacaaaacaaaaacaaaccagactgatgtcatgaagtggcgtatgtatgactcGCCAATCTGTATGCCATTACtgccgtgttatcaagacgcatactcgctttttagcgtgtttatcaacgccatttggcctccattgacttgcaTTACCTTGAGATTGCGtatgaattgacgccgtagtgagtagtatgaaagggcaaaaatctgcatagggaagTTGGTcaggggggaggatgggtcaaacacaggactttcaccaggagaccggggatcgggtcccgcgtgtcacatttcctaaacccaaccctcttgttcttttcctaaacctaaccgttTGTCCGTTTCCTAAAACCCGACGTagtctcgcgataacacgccatgtggctttagaaagtggcgtgtatgtctatgctgtgacgttgcagactgccgtccgctgtatacagcgtagacatacacgtggatagctcaaaatgcgtacagataacacgccacttggctttaggaaagttggcgtgtatgtttacacaaagtcatgatgtcaggTTGAACAAAACTACAACTTACGATAAGAATGGCGACGAAGCAGGCGAGCGTGGTGTTCCAGTCTCCGCCGGTCGCTGCAGCTTTTCCGACCAGAACGCTGTAGAAGATGAAATCCCCGAGGCCGAGCTTCACCCCCCCCTACGGACAGAAAACACAGCGTTAGAAACACACTTTCTAACGGTGTGTTTGACGTCTGGGACTTAAACCTGCGAGTGTTCACAGAGCGGATCTGAACTTACGGTCTTCCTCCAGCTCGCTGTCTGTAAATGGCCGGGGCTGTCGGCTCTCAGGCTCCGCCCCCCTGCCGCTCTGCTCCGCCTCCTCGTctggaaaacacgacggcagaATCCCAACAAACTGATTAACTCAGTTAATAACAGATTTTTATCTATATGTTTCACAAGATTAAAATCTGTTAAATGCACGTTACAGATTGGTTTTGATTGTCCTGTAATGAACATGTGTGTTGCGATGTTGGACCTGTTTCGTGTCCGGAGCGCTGAGCGTCCGCTGGGCTCGCCATCCCCACCGTCCACATCATGGCCGCTGAACACAAACACGCAAACaaacagactcagattattattctaagtgtctgacaacattatgggatggatccctacagagatagaccttttagttaaagagtaagatccttttagtttaacatcaaacagccccgaaatcaccatcaccaaactacaccagactccatgtaaataatcagtacttttagcatgtatagagccagcatatttccaccagactccatgtaaataatcggtacttttagcgtgtatagagccagcatatctccaccagactccatgtaaataatcaggacttttagcgtgtatagagccagcatatttccaccagactccatgtaaataatcaggacttttagcgtgtatagagccagcatatttccaccagactccatgtaaataatcaggacttttagcgtgtatagagccagcatatctccacatgtaaatgggtgaattaagggtttatttcaaccaaaccagagtggtgattgttggaacagtggaaagatgaaccaagacggcttttggtagttttatttagtttctgtccactttgaatgaagtgtgttttacgatgataaaagtcctgattatttatatggagtctggtgggtttggtgatggtgattttggcctGTACACTGCAGCTTATGTCTTGTTTAGTACTGGACCAGACACAGAAACACGGAGACAGAGAGTCCAGGGTGAAAGATCCAGAAGTGATCTAGTTTTGAAACCCTGGTAGTTTCTTGTTGTGACGGTTTGGAGAGCTGAACTCACAGGAGTAGATGAGGGCGGGGAAGATGGGCTCGTTGCGTTCCTGTGCCGTCTCCACCAACATCCGGAGAGGACCTTTAGGGGACAGGACGGCCACCAGGTctgcaacaacacaaacaaccacagcaatgcatcatgggAACGCCGAGACATCAGCAAATAGTTCAGCTCCACTGACGtttaaaactttatttaaactgtAAACTGTCAAAACCATGTTTCCACATATGAGTGacagaaactgtgtgtgtgtctgcctgtgtgtgtgtgtgtgtgtgtctgtgtgtgtgtgtgtgtgtgtgtgtgtgtctgtgtgtgtgtgtgtgtgtgtgtgtgtgtgtgtgtgtgtgtgtctgtctgtgtgtgtgtgtgtctgtctgtgtgtgtgtgtgtgtgtgtgtgtgtgtgtgtctgtatgtgtgtgtgtgtgcgtgtctgtctgcctgtgtgtgtgtgtgtgtgtgtgtgtgtgtgtgtgtgtctgtctgtatgtgtgtgtgtgtgtgtgtgtgtgtcagcctgtgtgtgtctgtctgcctgtgtgtgtgtgtgtgtgtgtgtctgtatgtgtgtgtctgtctgtctgtctgtctgtctgtgtgtgtgtgtgtgtgtgtgtgtgtgtgtgtctgcctgtgtgtgtctgtctgtctgtgtgtgtgtgtttgtgtgtgtgtgtgtgtgtgtgtgtgtgtctgtctgcctgtgtgtgtgtgtgtctgtatgtgtgtgtctgtctgtctgtctgtctgtctgtctgtctgtgtgtgtgtgtgtgtgtgtgtgtgtgtgtgtgtgtctgtatgtgtgtgtctgtctgtctgtctgtctgtctgtgtgtgtgtgtgtgtgtgtgtgtgtgtgtgtgtgtctgcctgtgtgtgtctgtctgtctgtgtgtgtgtgtttgtgtgtgtgtgtgtgtgtgtgtgtgtctgtctgcctgtgtgtgtgtgtgtctgtctgtctgtgtgtgtgtgtgtctgtatgtgtgtgtctgtctgtctgtctgtctgtctgtctgtctgtctgtctgtctgtgtgtgtgtgtgtgtgtgtgtgtgtgtgtgtgtgtgtgtgtgtctgtgtgtgtgtgtgtgtgtgtgtgtgtgtgtctgtctgtctgtctgtctgtctgtgtgtgtgtgtgtgtgtgtgtctgtctgtgtgtgtgtgcgtgtgtctgtgtgtgtgtgtgtgtgtgtgtgtgtctgtctgtgtgtgtgtgtgtgtgtggtgtgtgtgtgtgtgtgtgtgtgtgtgtgtgtgtgcgtgtgtctgtgtgtgtgtgtgtgtgtgtgtgtgtctgtctgtgtgtgtgtgtgtgtgtgtgtctgtctgcctgtgtgtgtgtgtgtgtgtgtgtgtgtgtgtatgtgtgtgtgtgtgtgtgtgtgtgtgtgtgtgtgtgtgtgtgtgtatgtgtgtgtgtgtgtgtgtgtgtgtgtctgtatgtgtgtgtgtgtgtgtgtgtgtgtgtgtatgtgtgtgtgtgtgtttgtgtgtgtgtgtgtgtgtgtgtgtgtgtatgtgtgtgtgtatgtgtgtgtgtgtgtgtgtgtgtgtgtgtgtgtgtgtgtgtctctgtgtgtgtatgtgtgtgtgtgtgtgtgtgtgtgtgtttgtgtgtgtgtgtgtgtgtgtatgtgtgtgtgtgtgtgtgtatgtgtgtgtgtttgtgtgtgtgtgtgtgtgtgtgtgtgtgtgtgtgtgtgtgtctgtctgtgtgtgtgtgtgcgtgtgtctgtgtgtgtgtgtgtgtgtgtgtgtgtgtgtctgtctgtgtgtgtgtgtgtctgtctgtgtgtgtgtgtgtgtgtgtgtgtgtctgtatgtgtgtgtgtgtgtgtgtgtgtgtgtgtctgcctgtgtgtgtctgtctgtgtgtgtgtgtgtgtgtgtgtgtgtgtgtgtctgtatgtgtgtgtgtgtgtgtgtgtgtgtgtctgtatgtgtgtgtgtgtgtgtgtctgtctgtctgtctgtgtgtgtgtgtgtgtgtgtgtgtgtgtgtgtctgtctgtgtgtgtgtgcgtgtgtctgtgtgtgcgtgtgtgtgtctgtctgtctgtctgtctgtctgtctgtctgtctgtctgtctgtctgtctgtctgtgtgtgtgtgtgtgtgtgtgtctgtctgcctgtgtgtgtgtgtgtgtgtgtgtgtgtgtgtgtgcgtgtctgtctgcctgtgtgtgtgtgtgtgtgtgtctgtatgtgtgtgtctgtctgtctgtctgtctgtctgtgtgtgtgtgtgtgtgtgtgtgtgtgtgtgtgtgtctgcctgtgtgtgtctgtctgtctgtgtgtgtgtgtgtgtgtgtgtgtgtgtgtgtgtgtgtctgtctgcctgtgtgtgtgtgtgtctgtatgtgtgtgtctgtctgtctgtctgtctgtctgtctgtctgtgtgtgtgtgtgtgtgtgtgtgtgtgtgtgtgtgtctgtatgtgtgtgtctgtctgtctgtctgtctgtctgtgtgtgtgtgtgtgtgtgtgtgtgtgtgtgtgtgtgtgtctgcctgtgtgtgtctgtctgtctgtgtgtgtgtgtttgtgtgtgtgtgtgtgtgtgtgtgtgtgtctgtctgcctgtgtgtgtgtgtgtctgtctgtctgtgtgtgtgtgtgtctgtatgtgtgtgtctgtctgtctgtctgtctgtctgtctgtctgtctgtgtgtgtgtgtgtgtgtgtgtgtgtgtgtgtgtgtgtgtgtatgtgtgtgtgtgtgtgtgtgtctgtctgtctgtctgtctgtctgtctgtgtgtgtgtgtgtgtgtgtgtctgtctgtgtgtgtgtgcgtgtgtctgtgtgtgtgtgtgtgtgtgtgtgtctgtctgtgggtgtgtgtgtgtgtgtgtgtgtgtgtgtgtgtgtgtgtgcgtgtgtctgtgtgtgtgtgtgtgtgtgtgtgtgtgtctgtctgtgtgtgtgtgtgtgtgtgtgtctgtctgcctgtgtgtgtgtgtgtgtgtgtgtgtgtgtgtgtatgtgtgtgtgtgtgtgtgtgtgtctgtatgtgtgtgtgtgtgtatgtgtgtgtgtgtgtgtgtgtgtgtgtgtgtgtctgtatgtgtgtgtgtatgtgtgtgtgtgtgtgtgtgtgtgtgtgtgtgtgtgtctctgtgtgtgtatgtgtgtgtgtgtgtgtgtgtgtgtgtttgtgtgtgtgtgtgtgtgtgtatgtgtgtgtgtgtgtgtgtatgtgtgtgtgtgtgtttgtgtgtgtgtgtgtgtgtgtgtgtgtgtgtgtatgtgtgtgtgtatgtgtgtgtgtgtgtgtgtgtgtgtgtgtgtgtgtgtgtctctgtgtgtgtatgtgtgtgtgtgtgtgtgtgtgtgtgtgtttgtgtgtgtgtgtgtgtgtgtatgtgtgtgtgtgtgtgtgtatgtgtgtgtgtttgtgtgtgtgtgtgtgtgtgtgtgtgtgtgtgtgtgtgtgtgtgtgtctctgtgtgtgtatgtgtgtgtgtctgtctgtgtgtgtgtgtgcgtgtgtctgtgtgtgtgtgtgtgtgtgtgtgtgtgtgtgtctgtctgtgtgtgtgtgtgtgtgtctgtctgtgtgtgtgtgtgtgtgtgtgtgtgtgtctgtatgtgtgtgtgtgtgtgtgtgtgtgtgtctgcctgtgtgtgtctgtctgtgtgtgtgtgtgtgtgtgtgtgtgtgtgtgtgtgtgtgtgtctgtatgtgtgtgtgtgtgtgtgtgtgtgtgtctgtatgtgtgtgtgtgtgtgtgtctgtctgtctgtctgtgtgtgtgtgtgtgtgtgtgtgtgtgtgtgtgtgtgtgtgtgtgtgtgtgtgtgtgtctgtatgtgtgtgtgtgtgtgtgtctgtctgtctgtctgtctgtctgtgtgtgtgtgtgtgtgtgtgtgtgtgtgtgtgtgtgtgtgtgtgtgtgtgtgtgtgtgtgtgtgtgtgtgtgtgtttatgtgtgtgtgtttatgtgtgtgtgtttgtgtgtgtgtgtttgtgtgtgtgtgtatgtgtgtgtgtttgtgtgtgtggtgtgtgtgtgtgtgtgtgtggtgtgtgtgtgtgtgtgtgtgtgtctctgtgtgtgtgtgtgtgtgtgtgtgtgtgtgtgtctgtctgtgtgtgtgtgtatgtgtgtgtgtgtgtgtgtgtgtctgtctgtgtgtgtgtgtctgtctgtgtgtgtgtgtgtgtgtctgtctgcctgtgtgtgtgtgtgtatgtgtgtgtgtgtgtgcgtgtatgtgtgtgtgtgtgtgtgtgtctgtctgtgtgtgtgtgtctgtctgtgtgtgtgtgtgtgtgtgtgtgtgtgtgtgtgtgtgtgtgtgtctgtgtgtgtgtgtgtgtgtgtgtgtgtgtgtgtctgtatgtgtgtgtgtgtgtctgtctgtctgtctgtgtgtgtgtgtgtgtgtgtgtgtgtgtgtctgtctgtgtgtgtgtgcgtgtgtctgtgtgtgtgtgtgtgtgtgtgtgtgtctgtctgtgtgtgtgtgcgtgtgtctgtgtgtgcgtgtgtgtgtgtgtgcaatattgtatcgatttcttttttttttttaaacgttcaaaaatattgatgaagacagtggttcacgtttatgtttaaaccccctaccgctacaTGGCCATGCTGagacaccactagtgtcctcgcctaacagaacctagcagtacctaacagtacctaacagtacctagcagtacctagcgtgtgtgtgtgtgtgtgtgtgtgtgtctgtctgtgtgtgtgtgtgtgtgtgtgtgtgtgtgtgtgtgtgtgtgtgggtgtctgtctgtgtgtgcgtgtgtgtgtgtgtgtgtgtgtgtgtgtgtgtgtgtgtgtgtgtgtgtgtgtgtgtgtgtgtgtgtgggtgtctgtctgtgtgtgcgtgtgtgtgtgtgtgtgtgtgtgtgtgtgtgtgggtgtctgtctgtgtgtgcgtgtgtgtgtgtgtgggtgtctgtctgtgtgtgtgtgtgtgtgtgtgtgtgtgtgtgtctgtctgtgtgtgtgtgtgtgtgtgtgtgtgtgggtgtctgtctgtgtgtgtgtgtgtgtgtgtgtgtgtgtgtgtgtctgtctgtgtgtgtgtgcgtgtgtctgtgtgtgcgtgtgtgtgtgtgtgtgtgcaatattgtatcgatttcttttttttttttaaacgttcaaaaatattgatgaagacagtggttcacgtttatgtttaaaccccctaccgctacaTGGCCATGCTGagacaccactagtgtcctcgcctaacagaacctagcagtacctaacagtacctaacagtacctagcagtacctaacagtacctaacagtacctaacagtacctagcagtacctaacagtacctaacagtacctaacagtacctaacagtacctaacagtacctaacagtacctagcgtgtgtgtgtgtgtgtgtgtgggtgtctgtctgtgtgtgcgtgtgtgtgtgtgtgtgtgtgtgtgtgtgtgtgtgtgtgtctgtctgtgtgtgtgtgtgtgtgtgtgtgtgtgggtgtct
This window of the Sander lucioperca isolate FBNREF2018 unplaced genomic scaffold, SLUC_FBN_1.2 Unpl_106, whole genome shotgun sequence genome carries:
- the LOC116045524 gene encoding presenilin-2-like — translated: MLVETAQERNEPIFPALIYSSAMMWTVGMASPADAQRSGHETDEEAEQSGRGAEPESRQPRPFTDSELEEDRGVKLGLGDFIFYSVLVGKAAATGGDWNTTLACFVAILIGLCLTLLLLAIFKKALPALPISITFGLVFYFSTDFLVQPFMDNLAANQFYI